One genomic region from Desulfobacterales bacterium encodes:
- a CDS encoding PAS domain S-box protein, giving the protein MLKKPSYDELINRNLSLEKEVADINRLTETLKYEKKFSETILDSLPGIFYLYDESGILIRWNKNHERITGFAPADLLKRKQLDWFKDDEKQLIIAEIKKVFEKGGSEVETYLEVHGGEKVPFLLTGRRLIVDNKKYLLGVGIDLTKIKHMEEALRRE; this is encoded by the coding sequence ATGCTTAAAAAACCATCCTATGATGAATTGATAAATCGAAATTTAAGTTTGGAAAAAGAGGTAGCTGATATCAATCGCTTGACGGAGACGCTTAAATATGAAAAAAAGTTTTCTGAAACGATATTGGACAGCCTCCCTGGTATTTTTTATCTTTATGATGAATCCGGTATCTTGATCAGATGGAATAAGAATCATGAGCGTATAACTGGTTTTGCTCCGGCTGATTTGCTTAAAAGAAAACAATTAGATTGGTTTAAAGATGATGAAAAGCAATTAATCATTGCAGAGATAAAAAAAGTGTTTGAAAAAGGTGGATCGGAAGTTGAAACATATCTTGAAGTTCATGGCGGCGAAAAAGTACCTTTCCTTCTTACGGGACGAAGATTGATTGTTGATAATAAAAAGTATTTGCTTGGTGTTGGTATTGATTTAACCAAAATCAAACACATGGAAGAAGCACTTCGCAGGGAGTGA
- a CDS encoding PAS domain-containing protein, with amino-acid sequence MFENAVEGIFQTTQEGVLVSANPRMVTMLGYDSIEDLNGNIQNFYVDICILSRDIKKFFDLIHKNPTVTGFETRFKRKDNSHIWVSLSARAIYDNTGKIILIEGIIIDITEQKQEFIALHEREAYLRKENIQLKNTIKDCYRFGEIIGKSDAMHKVYNMILKASNQKANVII; translated from the coding sequence ATTTTTGAAAATGCGGTTGAAGGTATTTTTCAAACTACACAGGAAGGAGTTCTCGTTAGCGCTAATCCAAGAATGGTTACAATGCTCGGATATGACTCAATAGAAGACCTGAACGGGAATATTCAGAATTTTTATGTTGATATATGTATCTTGTCCCGTGACATAAAAAAATTTTTTGATTTGATTCACAAGAATCCTACTGTCACAGGATTTGAAACCCGTTTTAAAAGAAAGGATAATAGTCATATATGGGTATCTCTTTCAGCGAGAGCCATTTACGATAATACTGGTAAAATTATTTTAATTGAAGGTATAATTATAGATATTACAGAACAAAAACAAGAATTTATAGCTTTACATGAAAGGGAAGCTTATTTACGTAAAGAAAATATCCAGCTTAAAAATACGATTAAGGATTGTTATCGATTCGGTGAAATTATTGGTAAAAGCGATGCGATGCATAAAGTTTATAATATGATATTAAAAGCTTCTAACCAAAAAGCTAATGTTATTATATAG